One stretch of Enterobacter sp. RHBSTW-00994 DNA includes these proteins:
- the holA gene encoding DNA polymerase III subunit delta, giving the protein MLKLYPEQLRAQLTEGLRAAYLLLGNDPLLLQESLDAIRDVAATQGFDEHHTFQIDNSTDWQSLFSLCQAMSLFASRQTIQILLPDNGPNAAINEQLTTLVSLLHSDLLLIVRGNKLTKAQENAAWFTQLSPHSVLVTCQTPEQAHLPKWVAARAKQQKLQLDDAANQLLCYCYEGNLLALSQALERLSLLWPDGKLTLPRVEQAVNDAAHFTPFHWVDALLSAKSKRALHILQQLRLEGSEPVILLRTLQRELLLLNNLKRQSAQTPLRTLFDKHRVWQNRRAMTTEAINRLSTEQLRQAVQLLMRAELTLKQDYGQSIWGELESLSLLLCHKALADVFIDG; this is encoded by the coding sequence ATGCTCAAGTTGTATCCTGAACAACTCCGCGCGCAGCTCACTGAAGGGCTGCGCGCGGCGTATCTGTTACTCGGAAACGATCCGTTATTACTTCAGGAAAGCCTTGACGCCATTCGAGATGTGGCAGCAACGCAAGGCTTTGATGAACACCACACTTTCCAGATTGATAACAGCACCGACTGGCAGTCTCTTTTTTCACTCTGCCAGGCCATGAGTCTGTTTGCGTCGCGGCAAACTATCCAGATTCTTCTGCCGGATAATGGGCCTAACGCGGCGATCAACGAACAACTGACAACGCTCGTCAGTCTGTTGCACAGTGACCTTTTGCTCATTGTACGCGGAAATAAGCTCACAAAAGCGCAAGAAAATGCTGCGTGGTTTACCCAGCTCTCTCCTCATTCTGTTCTGGTTACCTGCCAAACACCTGAGCAGGCGCATTTACCCAAATGGGTCGCGGCAAGAGCAAAACAACAAAAACTGCAACTGGATGATGCGGCCAATCAGCTGCTTTGCTACTGCTATGAGGGTAACTTACTGGCGCTCTCGCAAGCACTGGAAAGGCTTTCGCTGTTGTGGCCAGATGGAAAGTTGACATTACCGCGCGTTGAGCAAGCCGTTAATGATGCTGCTCACTTCACCCCATTCCACTGGGTTGATGCATTACTTTCAGCGAAGAGCAAACGTGCTCTGCATATTTTGCAGCAACTGCGTCTTGAGGGGAGTGAGCCGGTTATTTTGCTTCGCACATTGCAACGTGAACTGTTGCTGCTGAACAATCTTAAGCGCCAGTCTGCACAGACGCCTCTGCGTACGTTGTTTGATAAACACCGCGTTTGGCAAAATCGTCGGGCGATGACCACCGAAGCGATAAATCGCCTGAGCACCGAACAGCTTCGCCAGGCCGTTCAATTATTGATGCGTGCCGAGTTGACCCTAAAGCAAGACTACGGCCAATCGATCTGGGGCGAACTGGAAAGTCTGTCCTTACTGCTCTGCCACAAGGCGCTGGCAGACGTTTTTATCGATGGATAA
- the nadD gene encoding nicotinate-nucleotide adenylyltransferase, translating to MDNMSSLQALFGGTFDPVHYGHLKPVEILANLIGLQRVIIMPNNVPPHRPQPEATSEQRKCMLELAIADKPLFTLDERELRRDTPSWTSQTLQEWRAEQGPEKPLAFIIGQDSLLSFPSWHQYETILENSHLLVCRRPGYPLTMKEAQHQQWLDAHLTDDIEDLHALPAGKIYLAETPWFDISATLIRERLQHDLPCDDLLPLSVLEYIHHHGLYQKSAETSA from the coding sequence ATGGATAATATGAGCTCTTTACAGGCACTCTTCGGCGGCACGTTTGACCCCGTGCATTATGGGCATCTGAAACCGGTTGAAATACTGGCCAATCTTATTGGCCTGCAACGCGTGATTATCATGCCCAACAATGTCCCACCGCACCGCCCTCAACCCGAAGCCACCAGTGAGCAACGTAAATGTATGCTGGAACTGGCCATAGCAGACAAACCTCTGTTTACACTTGATGAGCGGGAACTGCGCAGGGACACGCCCTCCTGGACGTCGCAAACATTGCAAGAATGGCGCGCAGAACAAGGGCCGGAAAAGCCGCTGGCGTTTATCATTGGTCAGGACTCGCTGCTTAGTTTCCCCAGTTGGCATCAGTATGAAACGATTCTGGAAAACAGCCATCTTCTGGTTTGTCGTCGTCCTGGCTATCCACTGACGATGAAAGAAGCGCAGCATCAGCAATGGCTGGATGCGCATCTCACGGATGACATTGAAGATTTGCATGCACTGCCTGCAGGAAAGATTTATCTGGCAGAAACACCGTGGTTTGATATTTCTGCGACGCTAATTCGCGAACGTCTGCAACACGATTTACCTTGCGACGACCTGCTTCCACTGTCGGTTCTGGAGTATATCCACCATCACGGGCTGTATCAGAAAAGCGCAGAAACATCAGCATAA
- the rsfS gene encoding ribosome silencing factor has protein sequence MQGKALQDFVIDKIDDLKGQDIIAIDVHGKSSITDCMIICTGTSTRHVVSIADHVAQESRAAGLLPLGVEGEATADWVVVDLGDVIVHVMQEESRRLYELEKLWG, from the coding sequence TTGCAGGGTAAAGCACTCCAGGATTTTGTTATCGACAAAATTGATGACCTGAAAGGTCAGGACATTATCGCTATCGACGTTCACGGTAAATCCAGTATCACCGACTGCATGATTATTTGCACAGGCACATCTACTCGTCATGTTGTTTCGATTGCTGATCACGTTGCTCAGGAATCGCGTGCAGCAGGCCTGCTGCCACTTGGCGTAGAAGGTGAAGCGACCGCAGACTGGGTAGTTGTCGACCTCGGAGATGTTATTGTCCACGTTATGCAGGAAGAGAGCCGTCGCCTGTATGAGCTGGAAAAACTCTGGGGTTAA